Within Microcebus murinus isolate Inina chromosome 8, M.murinus_Inina_mat1.0, whole genome shotgun sequence, the genomic segment GTCTTCCCAGGCGCCCAGCGCATGAACCGAGGCCGGCACGAGGTGGGGGCACTGGTGCGAGCCTGCAAAGCCAATGGGGTCACTGACCTGCTGGTCATCCATGAACATCGAGGCACACCTGGTAAagctggagggtgaggaggggaggggaggggccaaCTCAGAGCAGTCTGAGGGCAGGTGGGGCCTCTGACAGCCCACTTGGCCCTGCTAGTGGGGCTCATTGTCAGCCACTTGCCGTTTGGCCCTACTGCCTACTTCACACTGTGCAACGTGGTCATGCGACACGACATCCCGAACCTTGGCACCATATCGGAGGCTAAGCCCCACCTCATCACACATGGCTTCTCCTCCCGCCTGGGCAAGCGGGTGAGTTTGGGatcccggggccagggctggggcgaGGGACCAGGCCAGGCATTGCCACTCCTTCCCCTTGTGCCCTAGGTTTCTGACATCCTCCGTTACCTGTTCCCTGTGCCCAAAGATGACAGCCACCGTGTCATCACTTTTGCAAACCAGGATGACTACATTTCATTCCGGTGGGTCTGTGGTCCATGCCCTAGGGTCTGTCCTGACCTCATGCCCTTTGCTGTGTGCTGTTTACCCACGGTTGCCCCCACTCACCCACCAGGCACCATGTCTACAAGAAGATAGACCGCCGCAACGTGGAGCTGACCGAGGTTGGGCCCCGCTTTGAGCTGAAGCGTGAGTTTGGGGCTTTGTCCCTTGTTCTGGGAGGGGAAGCAGGCGGGCTATGCAGGGGGCTCTGCAGGGTCTAATGCCCCATCCTGCCCCAGTGTACATGATCCGGCTAGGAACGCTGGAGCAGGAGGCCACAGCGGACGTGGAGTGGCGCTGGCACCCCTATACCAACACCGCACGCAAGAGGGTCTTCCTTAGTGCCGAGTGAGGACACAGACGGGGAGTTCACAGACACACCCACCAAGCCTGAGTGTGGGACCAAGGGGCGGGGGGGCTCTGAATAAACCCTCTGTCACACCCTACCTGCCTCTGAGTGGTCAGGCCCAGCCTAAAGGACAGAGTCCTCAGGGTCCTCTTGGGTGGGGAACCTGATGGCTGGTAGGAGGAAGTCATACCATGTCAGTGTGGGAGTTGATGTGTTCCTGTCTAGAACATGCTACACTCAGCCCTGGATACGTGATGCTGGTGCCCCTTAGGTGTTGGGGCCAGGTCGTGTCTGAGTGAGTGGGATGGGCCCCACCTGGTGGTCAGCAGGACCCCCTGCCCTGAACAAGTGGGTGCACCTTTCTTCCATTCACTGGGGATCCAGTGATGCTGAGGCCACCTGCTGTGCCTACCTTTGCTCTCTCAAGGCGGGGTGTCTATGGTCACACAGGAGGGCCATTATGGCCCAGGGAAGCTTCCTTCTGTGCCCAGAGGCCCTGGTTTGACACAGAGTGGGTCTCAGGACCCTGCAAAGTTCACTGGAGTTTACAGGGAGGGCAGTGATGC encodes:
- the IMP4 gene encoding U3 small nucleolar ribonucleoprotein IMP4; this translates as MLSGLLSNPFSCKRPLGGSTQLRREARLRREYLYRKAREEAQRSAQERKEKVRRALEENRLIPTELRREALALQGSVEFDDAGGEGVTSHVDDEYRWAGVEDPKVMITTSRDPSSRLKMFAKELKLVFPGAQRMNRGRHEVGALVRACKANGVTDLLVIHEHRGTPVGLIVSHLPFGPTAYFTLCNVVMRHDIPNLGTISEAKPHLITHGFSSRLGKRVSDILRYLFPVPKDDSHRVITFANQDDYISFRHHVYKKIDRRNVELTEVGPRFELKLYMIRLGTLEQEATADVEWRWHPYTNTARKRVFLSAE